A stretch of Lathyrus oleraceus cultivar Zhongwan6 chromosome 6, CAAS_Psat_ZW6_1.0, whole genome shotgun sequence DNA encodes these proteins:
- the LOC127094838 gene encoding protein NSP-INTERACTING KINASE 1-like gives MEISRGEGFLCFVTLFLFLCSTNALLSPKGINFEVQDLMSIKASLMDPHGILENWDGDVVDPCSWNMVTCSTENLVISLGIPSQNLSGTLLPSIGKLTNLQTIMLQNNNITGPISSELGKLSMLQTLDLSDNFFNGKIPTSLGHLRKLQYLRLNNNSFSGGCPESLANMAQLTFFLFVIQQS, from the coding sequence ATGGAAATTTCAAGAGGAGAAGGTTTTCTATGTTTTGTGACGTTGTTCTTGTTTTTGTGTTCTACTAATGCTTTGCTTTCTCCTAAAGGAATTAactttgaagttcaagatttgaTGAGTATAAAAGCTTCATTAATGGATCCTCATGGAATTCTAGAGAATTGGGATGGTGATGTTGTTGATCCATGTAGTTGGAATATGGTTACTTGTTCTACTGAGAATCTTGTTATTAGTTTGGGAATTCCTAGTCAGAATTTATCTGGTACATTATTACCAAGTATTGGAAAGTTAACAAATCTTCAAACTATTATGTTACAGAATAACAACATAACTGGACCAATCAGTTCAGAGCTAGGAAAACTTTCCATGCTTCAAACACTTGATCTTTCTGATAACTTCTTCAATGGAAAGATTCCTACTTCTCTTGGTCATCTGAGAAAGCTTCAATACTTGAGGCTTAATAATAACAGTTTTTCTGGTGGATGTCCCGAGTCGTTGGCGAACATGGCACAACttactttttttttatttgtcATTCAACAATCTTAG